GGCGGCGCTTTCAATCAGGAACGTTTTGAAAACGGCATTCGTCGCAAATCCGCCGAATTGAATATCAGTGAAGAATCCTTCCATAAAATTGCCAGTCGCACTTCGTTCAAACAAAAGGCGACCATCTTTCCGAATTTAAAAGACGGCGGCGAATATCGTTTCGCCTTCGATTCAACGATTGTCACGTCATTAACCCGCGTCATCAGTTGGCAGGTGACGCTCAGCAATCGCTACATCAGCAATCCACCGCTGGTTACGTTGAAAAAAAATGATGTGTTGATGACCACGGGATTGCGGGTGAATTTGATTAAGGGGAAATAAATTTTTAATCAGGCAGGTCGATGAGGGTTAATGATGTCGATAAATGACTCATCATTAACGCCCAAACGTCAGATGGTTCATCAGTAGATTGAAAAAATTTCAGCCCCGAGATTTTTCAATCAGAAGGTAAACGATACGCCCGACGCCATAAACCGCAAAAGCAATTGCCAACCAACGAATGGGTTTTAAATAGGTGGCAAGTTTATCGAGGCTTAATGCCCAGTCAAATCGTTTGATCAAGATAAAAATCGCTTTCAACCAGACGAAAATCAGAAAGATAAACAGTGGAATCCCCATCCAGTTCCACTGCAAGGCGCTTTGAACGTTGCCCTTCCCCAGTTCACAAAACGAATGGGTCAGCCCGCAGCCCGGACAAGGGTAGCCGGTTAAATTTTTAAATCCGCAGATCGAAAAATAATCGCCGTTTGGCGTTGCCGGTGCCGGTTTATAAAATACGCTCAAGAGAAAAACCAGGGTCAGTCCGACGAAAATCGTCGTCGCCAATTTCCGGTTCCATAAATCACCTTGCGGTTGGTAATTTTGCGGCTCACTTGATAATGGCAGGTTTGAAATCTCGCCGCTGAGGTTTTCCTGAGCAATCGGGTTGACCGGTATATCCATAACTTAAACTCTCACTTATCCTTTAATTATTTGGCAAACCTGAATAGACCTTGCTATCCGTAAGGTTCTATAAATCTCCGTAAGCGCATCAGTTTCGCCGAATCATTTTTACGCTCGCGGCAACCGCGCTTTCGGCAAAACTTTCAATCAATCTGGCAAATTGCTGCGGATATTCGAGCATCGGCAGGAATCCGCAATCTCTGAGGGTTGCAAGTTTTGCATCATCAGCCAAGTCAAATAGTGTGCGCGCATGGGCGAGAGCCTTTTTGTCTTCGTCACCACAAACCAGGAGTATCGGCAGTTGATTGCCTTTGACAAATTTTTCGAGTGGTGAAGTTTCATAACCTTCTGACGCCGAAAGCGCCGTTTCATATGCGGCGCGCGGACTGAGTTCGGCAAAATCATTAAACAACTGGTCGCGATACTGCGGCGGAGCCTGACGAAATCTGAAAGCCACAAAATTGCGCACCACCGGAAACGAAGCAATGTCGCGAAGCATCAACGATGCCGGGGTAAACACCGCCAAACTTTTAATCGTGTCTTTTGAAAAACTGGCGCGCGGGCTGACAAAAACCATCGCAGCAACATCCTGCGGATGTTTGGTGGCGCAGGCTTCGGCAATCAGCGCGCCCATTTCGTGCGCCACAAATATCGCATCGAAAATATTTTCAGCTTGCAAAATGGCATGTAAATCATCGACGTGGTCTTCGATATTGAATCGCGCCTCAATCGAAGCCGGTTGCGAACGCGCCATTCCGCGAAGGTCGTAAATCAAACAACGATGATTTGCCGCAAGGCTTGCGACTGCCGGTCGCCAGACATCCGCAGACATCGCCCATCCGCTGATGAACACCAGCGGTGCGCCATTGCCTGTCACTTCGTAATAAAGATTGCCGGTCGCGGAATTTAAAATCATCTGGTCATTCATCACCCGGTGTCGATTGTGAACCCTTGAAACATTAAGCTGCCAAAATTCGTTTGGTCAAGCAATCCCTTTAGTGAAAAACTAAGCAGGCACAGAAAATTAAATGGTCACAGGAGAGATGGCGATGACCCGCACATTTAAAATTATCGGATGGGTGTTGATGGCAACCCTGGCCACCGCCGTCACACTGGTTTCTTTGAGATACTTTTTCTTCACGCCTGAAAAGGTTACTGACGCGAATTTTTCAGTGCATTTTTCTGAGCACATCTTCATGTTTTTAACCCATGTTTTCGGCGGCACTATCGCTTTACTCCTTGGCCCGTTGCAATTTTGGGGGAAATTCAGAAACCGGCGATTGAGCGCCCATCGCTGGCTGGGGCGGATTTATTTAATGGGAATTTTGATTGGCGGCAGCGGCGGGCTGTATATGGCATTTGTCTCTTACGGCGGTTTGCCAACCCATATCGGTTTCGGAATGCTTGCTTCACTCTGGTTGACGACGGGGTTTCTCGCTTATCGAACGATTCGTCGCGGCGATACTCAAGCGCATCGCATATGGATGATTCGCAATTACAGTTTAACTTTTGCCGCAGTTACTTTGAGATTATGGATTCCGACTTTTATGGCATTGGGCTTCAGTTTTCTGGAAACCTACACGACTGTCGCGTGGATTGCCTGGGTTCCGAATTTATTAATTGCCGAAATCTATATCAACCGTCGCCAACCTCAAAGTGTAAAAGACCTTTCAATGAGAATCGCGAAAGAGCCATCGGTGACGGTCGAGATTTAAACGCGATATTCTTGACAGCGTTTAAGCCAAATGGCTAACATTCGGGTTCTTTTTTTTCGCTATGACGGTAAGCGATGAAGCATATATGAAAGTGGCGCTTGCCGAAGCCCTACAGGCAGCGGCGGAAGATGAAGTGCCGATTGGCGCAATCGTCGTCATTGATGGTGAAATCAAGGGGCGTGGTCATAACCGGGTAATTCAAAACCATGACCCGTCAGCACACGCCGAAATCGAAGCCCTGCGGGATGCGGCGCGCGCCACTGGCAATTACCGGTTAGTCGGCGCAACGCTCTTTTCAACCATTGAACCCTGCGCGATGTGCGCCGGCGCGATTGTCCAGGCGCGCGTCAATCGCCTGGTTTATGGTGCGATTGATGAAAAAGCCGGGGCGGTTGAAACGCATTTCAACATCTGCACCACAGATTTTTTGAATCATCGGGTCAGCCTGCAAGGGAATGTTCTTGAGGATGAATGTCGTCAGGTGATACAATCCTTCTTTCGCCAAAAGCGGGAAAAGCTGTCAGGGCAACCAACTGAGTGAAATGGCTCTTTGTTAATTAAAAATTTTGCATGCGGAGAGGTGCGAGAGTGGTTGAATCGGGCGGTCTCGAAAACCGTTGTGCTCTTACGGGTACCGTGGGTTCGAATCCCACCCTCTCCGCCACGTCAATTGCGAATTGCAGATTGCGGATTGCGGATTGAAAGATGTTGAATGGTTTTAATCCGCAATCCGCATTTTACAATCCGCAATGGGGAGAGGTGCAGGAGTGGTTGAACTGGCAGCACTGGAAATGCTGTGTACTGGAAACGGTACCGTGGGTTCGAATCCCACCCTCTCCGCCACTCATTGAAGGCAAAAGGCAAAAGTGGCAAGGCAAAAGGCAAAAAGAGGTTTGCTTCTTTAATTGGTTAAAGAGTAATCATACTTTTACCTTTTGATTTTTGCCTTTTGCCCTTTGCCTTCATACTAAAGGTTTGATTCATCTGGCTTCGGACACCGTGCAATCTCGTGGGCGCAAACCCCGCCAGGCCGGGAACGGAGCAACGGTAGCGCTTCACGGATGTGCCGCGGTTACTCCGAAGCCTGATGAGTCAAACCTTTTTGCTTTTAAGCGTTCGGCAAATCCGCCTGCTCAGCCCAGTCCGAAGATAAATTTGAGAATTTAGCGGTTGTTCATTCAGTTTTGGGGATAATTTCTGAAAACCGAGGTCAATCATGAGGCGGTAAATCCTTCCCTTTTTCTTGCAAGCCAACACATCAAACCTTAGACTACAGATTCATCTCGAATAACAATCGTTGCGGGAACTTATGTCTGATTCGCAGGTCATCGCCAGAAAATTTCGCCCACAAACTTTCGACCAGATGGTTGGGCAAGAAGCCATTCGTCGCACCATCGAAAATTCCATTCAATCCGGTCGCATTCATCACGCTTATCTGTTTTCCGGCGCGCGCGGCGTAGGCAAAACCACCACGGCGCGCATCCTTGCCAAAGCCTTGAACTGCGTCAACGGTCCGACGATTGACCCCTGTGGCGTCTGTCCTTCGTGCGTGGAAATCGCCGGTTCGCGTTCGATTGACGTGATGGAGATTGACGCTGCCTCAAACACCGGCGTTGATAATGTGCGCGATGTCATCATCAACACGGTACAGATTTCTCCGGCGCGTGACCGCAATAAAATTTTCATCATCGACGAAGTTCATATGCTCTCGAATGCGGCATTCAACGCGCTGTTGAAAACCCTTGAAGAGCCGCCGCCGCGCGTTATTTTCATTATGGCAACCACGGAACTCCACAAGGTTCCCGAAACCATTCTCTCGCGGTGTCAGGTCTTTGAATTTCGCACCATCACGCTGAAAAAAATTTACGACCAACTGAAAAACATCGCTCAGGAAATGGGCGTCGAAATCAGCGAGAAAGCTTTGCTGGCGATTGCCCGCGCCGGTGAAGGCTCGATGCGCGATGCGCAATCGGCGCTTGATCAAGTCATCAGTTTTGCGGGCAAACAGATAAAAGATGAAGATGTTTCGCTTGCCCTCGGCTTAGTCGATATTGAAACGCTGCATGAGACCATGCTGGCTGTAGGCGAACAAGAGGCGCGAAAATTACTCAACCTGGTTGATGACATGGTCACTCGTGGCTATGACCTGAGAAACTTTTCTCGTGAACTGATGAGCTATATTCGCGGCTTGCTGGTCGTCAAAGTCACAGGCTTTGACGCGGAACTCGTGCAAATGCCCGCAAGCGAAGGTGAAACGCTTACACGCATTGCCGAACGATTTTCCGAGCAGGATTTGATTCGCTTCTTTTCGATTCTCACCAAAACCGAACAAGACATTCGCACCGCTTCGCAACCGCGATTCCAACTGGAAATCGGTTTGATGAAGATGCTGCAATCGCGTCGGCTCTTTTTACTCGAAGATGCAATAAAACAACTCGAAGACCTGTCGGCGCGTCTGGGCGGGCAAGGTTCAAGCGGCATCGGTTCCGCGTCGGGTGGCAAGAGTTTCAGCCCGCCTGCGCCGTCGCGTTCTGCCTCGCCGAGCAAACCATCATCGGGAAGCAAACCGCCGACCAGCTTTGCCAATACGCTTTCGCCACCGGCACAAACCGCAAGCAATTTGTCGGCGGCGCGTCCGCAAACCGCAATCAGCGAAAGCGATTCGCCATTTGCAAATCCTCGAACAACTGAGCCGGTAACTTCGAGCAAACCAACAGCCGTTCAACCACGCGCCGCATCGCTGCCGCCCTGGGAAGATTCCGCGCCCGAAATTAATGATGCATACGAAGATGAATCGGAATCGCTTGCGCAGGATTTTGCGCCGGTAGAAAACGGCAATGAACAAAATGCCATTACTCGATTCAAACATCTGCTCGAAGAGAAAAAGAAGATGATGTTATTGTCGGTTATCAACCTGGCAGAACGCATCAAGGTTTCCGGCGATACGCTTACGATTGTTTATAAACCATCGGACGGTATCTATAAAAATCAGGTGACCTCACGCGACAACAAAAAATTGATTGAAGAGATTTGGCGAGAGATATTGGGCAGGCAGGTAACGCTCGTGGTTTCAGTCGGAGAACCCTCAACAAAGCCTTCGACCGAATTCACCGCACAACCGAAAACCTCTGCGCCGGCTACCCCTTCTGCGGAAGAGCATCCGAAACTTCGCGCGATTGCTGATAAATTCAAAGGCAAGATTGTTGAAATCGTTCCCATTGAAAATAAAAGTTGATGCGCGACCGGTTAATCGTCAAAATAATTATTCACAAAAAATAAATGAAAGGTTCTTAAACTTATGAAATTCCCCGGCGGATTTGATTTAGGCAACATCGGTGAAATGATGAAGCAAGCCAAGCAGATGCAGGAAGACATGAAACGCGAAATGGCGCAGGTGCGTGTCGAAGCGAGCGTCGGCGGCGGCATCGTTTCCGTTTCCATGAACGGCGCCAAAGAGGTGCTTGATGTCAAACTCGACCCCGAAGCTGTAAAAAACGGCGACGCTGAAATGCTCCAGGATTTAATTCTGGCAGCGGTCAACGAAGCCGGTCGCAAAGTTGATGAAGCGATGAAAGGAAAACTCAGTTCAAAACTCGGCGGCATGGGGTTGCCGGACGGACTATTTTAACAAGAATTCGGGATTGGGGGTTCAGTTTGAGCCACAAACTTTTCCTGAATCCTCAATCCCGAATCCTGAATCCTGAATATGCTTGATTACGCTGAACCGGTTACCAAGTTAATCGATGAGTTGAAGCGCTTGCCCGGCGTCGGTCACAAATCGGCGCAACGTATCGCCTTTTATATTCTGCGCGCTGACCGCATTGAAACCGATAAATTGATTGCCGCAATCAATGAAGTCAAAGAGCGCATCGTTTTCTGTTCGGTATGCAACAACCTCACAGACATCGACCCCTGTCGCTATTGTTCAAGCCCGACGCGCGATAAATCAACGATTCTCGTCGTCGAAGAACCCTACAATATTGTGACCTTTGAAAAAACCCGCGAATATAAAGGGCTTTATCACGTGTTGCATGGCGCATTGTCGCCGATTCGCGGCATTCACCCGGATGATTTGAAGATTAAAAATCTGCTGGAACGATTGCGCTCCGATGAAGTGAAAGAAATCATTCTGGCGACCAATCCGAATACCGAGGGTGAAGCGACAGCCAATTATTTGTCGCGGTTGATTAAGCCGCTTGGTGTGCGCATCACGCGCATTGCAATGGGGGTTCCGGTGGGTTCCGACCTCGAATATGCCGATGAAGTGACCATGCACAAAGCGCTCGCTAATCGCCATGAAATGTAGCCTGTCTTCGCTTATCAACCATAAAAGCGCCGCCGGGTTATTGATAACCTGGCGGCGCTTTCCGGTTTAGAACCAGGCAGCGGAGTTATTTAGTCTCTTTAGCAAAGAGGTCTTTGTTCTCATCCTGAATTTTTTTGGCTTTGGCTTCCAGGTCGTCGGCATCTTTTTTGACGGCATCTGACTTTGAAACGACATCCTTCACTTTCGCTTGATAATCGGCTTTGCTTTCGGTATCAAGCAATGCCTTCGGTTCGCCAATCACCACATCAACATACTCGGCGCGTTTTTTCATTTCAGCGCCTTTGGCTTCGAGATACTCTTTGTATTTATCCTGAAGTTTGAATTTGCTGGCTTCAATGAATTTTTCACCGCTCTCTTTATATTTATCTCTGGCTTTTTCAAGTGTAGCGATGGCTTCTTTAGCCTGGGCGCGTGCCGCTTCCAGGTCCTGGTCTTCCTCTATACTGGCAACCGCCTGTTCCATTTTTACTAAAAGCTGTCCGCCTTTCGTCAGGTTTTCATTGGCATCTTTGATTGCGGCATTGGCGACATCAACAACTTTATTGGCTTTGTCGGTTTCATAAAATGTGCAACCAACCAACAGACAAACACCAATCATCGTCACTAAAAACGGTAGTTTTCTTTTCACGACTGGGCATCTCCTTATTTTTAAAGTATGGGTTTATTTTGCGGCGAAGCATCATACTCTGCCAGATGAGATTCAACAAGGTGATTTTGATAGTCAAAGGGGGCGTAGATTTTTGCTTGGTGATTTGCGCCTTTGCAAGCTAAAAGTCATAATAGCGTCTCTGAATTTAGCTGAATCAATCGCTGCACTGGCATCATCCGATTAGCGTTCGGTTCAATTCTAAAAGCTCTTCACCATCCCGTTGAGCCAATCCCTAATCAACCTCATCAAAAGATTAGGATAAGCCTATTGAAAGGCATCACAAGCAATCGAAAAGGAGAAAACTCATGTTTTTGCAAAATATTTTAAACGAACAACTGAGCGGCGACACCATCGGTCAGATGAGTCAGACGCTGGGCGCCG
The Acidobacteriota bacterium DNA segment above includes these coding regions:
- a CDS encoding YbaB/EbfC family nucleoid-associated protein, which translates into the protein MKFPGGFDLGNIGEMMKQAKQMQEDMKREMAQVRVEASVGGGIVSVSMNGAKEVLDVKLDPEAVKNGDAEMLQDLILAAVNEAGRKVDEAMKGKLSSKLGGMGLPDGLF
- a CDS encoding DUF2752 domain-containing protein: MDIPVNPIAQENLSGEISNLPLSSEPQNYQPQGDLWNRKLATTIFVGLTLVFLLSVFYKPAPATPNGDYFSICGFKNLTGYPCPGCGLTHSFCELGKGNVQSALQWNWMGIPLFIFLIFVWLKAIFILIKRFDWALSLDKLATYLKPIRWLAIAFAVYGVGRIVYLLIEKSRG
- a CDS encoding DUF2306 domain-containing protein; translated protein: MTRTFKIIGWVLMATLATAVTLVSLRYFFFTPEKVTDANFSVHFSEHIFMFLTHVFGGTIALLLGPLQFWGKFRNRRLSAHRWLGRIYLMGILIGGSGGLYMAFVSYGGLPTHIGFGMLASLWLTTGFLAYRTIRRGDTQAHRIWMIRNYSLTFAAVTLRLWIPTFMALGFSFLETYTTVAWIAWVPNLLIAEIYINRRQPQSVKDLSMRIAKEPSVTVEI
- the dnaX gene encoding DNA polymerase III subunit gamma/tau, with protein sequence MSDSQVIARKFRPQTFDQMVGQEAIRRTIENSIQSGRIHHAYLFSGARGVGKTTTARILAKALNCVNGPTIDPCGVCPSCVEIAGSRSIDVMEIDAASNTGVDNVRDVIINTVQISPARDRNKIFIIDEVHMLSNAAFNALLKTLEEPPPRVIFIMATTELHKVPETILSRCQVFEFRTITLKKIYDQLKNIAQEMGVEISEKALLAIARAGEGSMRDAQSALDQVISFAGKQIKDEDVSLALGLVDIETLHETMLAVGEQEARKLLNLVDDMVTRGYDLRNFSRELMSYIRGLLVVKVTGFDAELVQMPASEGETLTRIAERFSEQDLIRFFSILTKTEQDIRTASQPRFQLEIGLMKMLQSRRLFLLEDAIKQLEDLSARLGGQGSSGIGSASGGKSFSPPAPSRSASPSKPSSGSKPPTSFANTLSPPAQTASNLSAARPQTAISESDSPFANPRTTEPVTSSKPTAVQPRAASLPPWEDSAPEINDAYEDESESLAQDFAPVENGNEQNAITRFKHLLEEKKKMMLLSVINLAERIKVSGDTLTIVYKPSDGIYKNQVTSRDNKKLIEEIWREILGRQVTLVVSVGEPSTKPSTEFTAQPKTSAPATPSAEEHPKLRAIADKFKGKIVEIVPIENKS
- the tadA gene encoding tRNA adenosine(34) deaminase TadA produces the protein MTVSDEAYMKVALAEALQAAAEDEVPIGAIVVIDGEIKGRGHNRVIQNHDPSAHAEIEALRDAARATGNYRLVGATLFSTIEPCAMCAGAIVQARVNRLVYGAIDEKAGAVETHFNICTTDFLNHRVSLQGNVLEDECRQVIQSFFRQKREKLSGQPTE
- the recR gene encoding recombination mediator RecR, coding for MLDYAEPVTKLIDELKRLPGVGHKSAQRIAFYILRADRIETDKLIAAINEVKERIVFCSVCNNLTDIDPCRYCSSPTRDKSTILVVEEPYNIVTFEKTREYKGLYHVLHGALSPIRGIHPDDLKIKNLLERLRSDEVKEIILATNPNTEGEATANYLSRLIKPLGVRITRIAMGVPVGSDLEYADEVTMHKALANRHEM
- a CDS encoding alpha/beta hydrolase → MILNSATGNLYYEVTGNGAPLVFISGWAMSADVWRPAVASLAANHRCLIYDLRGMARSQPASIEARFNIEDHVDDLHAILQAENIFDAIFVAHEMGALIAEACATKHPQDVAAMVFVSPRASFSKDTIKSLAVFTPASLMLRDIASFPVVRNFVAFRFRQAPPQYRDQLFNDFAELSPRAAYETALSASEGYETSPLEKFVKGNQLPILLVCGDEDKKALAHARTLFDLADDAKLATLRDCGFLPMLEYPQQFARLIESFAESAVAASVKMIRRN